The following are from one region of the Desulfofundulus luciae genome:
- the cas2 gene encoding CRISPR-associated endonuclease Cas2 encodes MYVILVYDVNVARVGKVLKIARKYLNWVQNSVLEGELTEATFRALKADMERIIDPEEDSLLFYVLGNQKYAKRELMGIKKGGEEWIF; translated from the coding sequence ATGTACGTCATCCTTGTATACGATGTAAATGTTGCCCGTGTGGGCAAGGTGCTGAAAATTGCGCGGAAATACCTGAACTGGGTTCAGAACTCGGTCCTGGAGGGCGAGCTGACCGAAGCAACCTTTCGTGCGTTGAAGGCCGACATGGAGCGAATTATCGATCCGGAAGAGGATTCGCTCCTCTTTTATGTCCTGGGAAACCAGAAATATGCTAAAAGAGAGCTGATGGGGATAAAGAAAGGTGGGGAGGAGTGGATCTTTTAG